One Actinoplanes missouriensis 431 DNA segment encodes these proteins:
- a CDS encoding dihydrolipoyl dehydrogenase family protein, with protein sequence MQTFDVVVVGAGPGGEVAAGRLAEAGLSVVIVEADKVGGECSHYACMPSKALLRPHDVLAEARRTPGAAEAVTGSLDRGAVLRRRDDLIGHLDDAGQLPWLTDRGVHLVRGWGRLIGERLVEVAGSAAQPQRLRARRAVILAGGTAATIPDIDGLAQAQPWTNREATTSARIPASLVVVGGGVVGVEMSQAYAGLGTRVTLIEGPRGLLPREEDFVREHITAGLTDLGVEIRTGRQATAVRRDGDTVTVTLDQGDPVTAEEVLIAAGRTPQSAGLGLAHVGVPDNGFVKVDDRMRVPGTDWLYVVGDLNGRAMFTHMAKYQAAIAAADVLGGDLTAGHLADGPGAPRVIFTDPQVAAVGHTTATAAAAGLRVRVVDVPTDGNAGGAFTGGSRGTARFLIDEDRDVLAGVTITGSQVAEFLQAATIAVAGEVPMRRLRHAVPAFPTRSEIWLHLFDAVG encoded by the coding sequence ATGCAGACGTTTGATGTCGTAGTGGTGGGTGCCGGCCCGGGTGGTGAGGTTGCCGCCGGGCGCCTCGCCGAGGCCGGCCTGTCAGTGGTGATCGTGGAGGCCGACAAAGTCGGCGGTGAGTGCTCGCACTACGCGTGTATGCCCTCGAAGGCGTTGTTGCGCCCGCACGACGTGCTCGCCGAGGCCCGGCGGACTCCCGGCGCCGCCGAGGCGGTGACCGGTTCCCTGGATCGCGGCGCGGTCCTGCGCCGCCGTGACGACCTGATCGGGCACCTTGACGACGCGGGACAGCTGCCCTGGCTCACCGACCGCGGCGTGCACCTGGTCCGGGGCTGGGGACGGCTGATCGGTGAGCGGCTGGTCGAGGTGGCCGGCTCCGCTGCGCAGCCGCAGCGGCTGCGGGCGAGACGGGCGGTGATCCTGGCCGGTGGCACTGCCGCCACGATCCCGGACATCGACGGCCTCGCGCAGGCCCAGCCGTGGACGAACCGCGAGGCCACCACGTCCGCCCGGATCCCCGCTTCGCTGGTGGTGGTCGGTGGCGGCGTGGTCGGGGTGGAAATGAGCCAGGCCTACGCCGGGCTCGGCACCCGGGTCACCCTGATCGAAGGTCCTCGTGGGCTGCTGCCGCGCGAGGAGGACTTCGTCCGCGAGCACATCACCGCCGGCCTCACCGACCTCGGTGTGGAGATCCGCACCGGCCGGCAGGCCACCGCGGTACGACGCGACGGCGACACCGTCACGGTCACCCTCGACCAGGGGGACCCGGTCACCGCCGAGGAGGTGCTCATCGCAGCCGGTCGTACACCGCAGAGCGCGGGGCTCGGGCTGGCACACGTGGGTGTCCCGGACAACGGGTTCGTCAAGGTCGATGACCGGATGCGGGTACCGGGCACGGACTGGCTGTATGTCGTGGGCGACCTCAACGGGCGCGCCATGTTCACCCACATGGCGAAGTATCAGGCTGCGATCGCGGCCGCCGACGTGCTGGGCGGAGACCTGACCGCCGGACACCTCGCCGACGGCCCGGGTGCACCCCGGGTCATCTTCACCGACCCGCAGGTGGCCGCCGTGGGGCACACCACCGCCACCGCCGCGGCGGCCGGCCTGCGGGTACGTGTCGTGGACGTGCCCACCGACGGCAACGCCGGCGGGGCGTTCACCGGCGGCAGCCGCGGCACCGCCCGGTTCCTCATCGACGAGGACCGCGACGTGCTGGCCGGCGTGACGATCACCGGATCGCAGGTGGCCGAGTTCCTGCAGGCGGCCACGATCGCCGTCGCCGGCGAGGTGCCGATGCGCCGCCTGCGCCACGCCGTTCCCGCTTTTCCGACCCGCAGCGAGATCTGGCTGCACCTGTTCGACGCTGTGGGCTGA
- a CDS encoding cytochrome c biogenesis protein/redoxin: protein MGGVITGLSPCILPVLPVILLSGGAQGARADTSARGRRPYLVVAGLVLSFSVFTLVGTLVLAALPLSQAVIRWMGLGALVLLGIGLIVPRVERWLEAPFSWIPQRRVGTEDGGFLLGLALGTVYVPCAGPVLAAIAVAGATGRIGAGTLVLTGGFALGTGLSLLLFALAGRAVAERVSAFRRRQRAIRIASGVAVLGLALALTFNVASVVQRVIPDYTAALSHGIERLGPPVHESTGDPLLAACVADSLYQAPEDVQDCGPAPAFPQVTRWLNTPGGQPVDLAALRGKVVLVDFWTFDCINCRHVIPHIDSWYRDHHSQGLEVVSVHTPEYAFEREIGSVQAAAGRLGVGYPIAVDNDYASWSAWNVLAWPTIFVVDASGTVRYIATGEGRYDQTERVIETLLRQAG, encoded by the coding sequence GTGGGCGGCGTGATCACGGGTCTGTCGCCGTGCATTCTTCCTGTGCTCCCGGTGATTCTGTTGTCCGGCGGCGCACAGGGCGCCCGCGCCGACACCTCCGCCCGCGGGCGCCGCCCGTACCTCGTGGTGGCCGGCCTGGTGCTGAGCTTCAGCGTCTTCACCCTGGTCGGCACGCTGGTGCTGGCAGCGTTACCGCTGTCGCAGGCGGTGATCCGCTGGATGGGCCTGGGTGCTCTCGTGTTGCTGGGCATCGGGTTGATCGTGCCCAGGGTCGAACGATGGCTGGAGGCACCCTTCTCCTGGATCCCGCAGCGCCGCGTCGGTACCGAGGACGGCGGTTTTCTGCTCGGCCTGGCCCTCGGTACGGTCTACGTGCCGTGCGCCGGGCCGGTACTGGCCGCCATCGCCGTTGCCGGCGCGACCGGCCGGATCGGCGCCGGCACGCTTGTGCTGACGGGCGGCTTCGCCCTGGGCACCGGACTCAGCTTGCTGCTCTTCGCGCTCGCCGGGCGGGCGGTGGCCGAACGGGTCAGCGCGTTCCGCCGCCGGCAGCGGGCCATCCGGATCGCCTCCGGGGTCGCGGTGCTGGGCCTCGCGCTCGCGCTCACTTTCAACGTCGCCTCCGTGGTGCAGCGGGTCATCCCGGACTACACCGCCGCGCTGAGCCACGGCATCGAACGGCTCGGCCCTCCGGTGCACGAGTCCACCGGGGACCCGCTCCTCGCCGCGTGTGTGGCGGACTCGCTGTACCAGGCGCCCGAAGACGTGCAGGACTGCGGGCCGGCGCCGGCGTTCCCGCAAGTGACTCGCTGGTTGAACACGCCCGGCGGGCAGCCGGTCGACCTGGCCGCGCTGCGCGGCAAGGTGGTGCTGGTCGACTTCTGGACCTTCGACTGCATCAACTGCCGCCATGTCATTCCGCACATCGACAGCTGGTATCGCGACCACCACTCGCAAGGTCTCGAGGTGGTCAGCGTGCACACGCCGGAGTACGCCTTCGAACGCGAGATCGGCAGCGTCCAGGCGGCGGCCGGCCGGCTCGGCGTCGGCTATCCGATCGCCGTCGACAACGACTATGCCAGCTGGTCGGCTTGGAACGTGCTGGCGTGGCCGACGATTTTCGTCGTGGATGCCAGCGGGACAGTCCGCTACATCGCGACCGGAGAGGGCCGTTACGACCAGACCGAGCGGGTCATCGAAACCCTGCTCCGCCAAGCCGGATAA
- a CDS encoding Bax inhibitor-1/YccA family protein yields METFTYRPAGFAARHRYRDRALFAPAMGYVAGVTVLFAAGAYLGRNLGAGAGLVAFLAAFGTLIGLRFAVRRSTPVTVGLLIVFGLLMGLGAAPALAQFAGSDPQALWRAGGATALFVAGFGATGYAVRRDLSGLSRILFWALVGLIGFSIVLIFVSIPNGALVYAVLGLAIFAGLVVIDFQRLRWSTDVASAPLVAASIFLDILNVFLFFLQIFSGGRDNR; encoded by the coding sequence ATGGAGACCTTCACCTACCGCCCGGCGGGGTTCGCCGCCCGCCACCGCTACCGCGACCGCGCCCTCTTCGCCCCGGCCATGGGGTACGTCGCGGGAGTCACCGTGCTGTTCGCTGCCGGCGCCTACCTGGGGCGGAACCTCGGCGCCGGTGCCGGCCTCGTCGCGTTCCTCGCTGCTTTCGGGACCCTGATCGGTCTGCGGTTCGCGGTCCGCCGGTCCACCCCGGTCACGGTCGGGCTGCTGATCGTCTTCGGCCTGTTGATGGGGCTCGGGGCCGCGCCTGCGCTGGCCCAGTTCGCCGGCTCCGACCCGCAGGCGTTGTGGCGGGCGGGCGGGGCGACCGCGCTGTTCGTCGCCGGGTTCGGCGCGACCGGCTACGCCGTCCGCCGAGACCTGTCGGGACTGTCCCGAATCCTGTTCTGGGCCCTGGTCGGGCTGATCGGGTTCAGCATCGTTCTGATCTTCGTAAGCATCCCGAACGGCGCGCTGGTCTACGCCGTGCTCGGGCTGGCGATCTTCGCTGGGCTGGTCGTGATCGACTTTCAGCGGCTGCGCTGGTCGACCGATGTCGCATCCGCGCCACTGGTGGCCGCGTCGATCTTTCTGGACATCCTCAACGTATTCCTGTTCTTCCTGCAGATCTTCTCGGGCGGCCGGGACAACAGGTGA
- a CDS encoding SDR family oxidoreductase → MDEPKIWLVTGSSRGLGRAITEAAASSGAKVMATARQPDQLNDLITAYPGRVETVALDVTNPAAARRAVRSTVEAFGRLDVVVNNAGYADSAPIEEMSDEGFRAQIDANLFGVVNVTRAALPVLRAQRSGVFVHVTSIGGRVGGAPGMSACQTAKFAVEGFSEVLAAETGPFGVKVIIVEPGAFRTESQDSSLVRHPAGPDYEATVGRSHRFGDESQGAEPGDPARAAEVIVRVVTLDDPPRRLPLGSDALTAALAAGAARTAEAARWADLSRSTDYRAA, encoded by the coding sequence ATGGACGAGCCCAAAATATGGCTGGTTACGGGCAGTTCGAGAGGGCTGGGGCGGGCCATCACCGAAGCCGCCGCCTCCTCCGGCGCGAAGGTGATGGCCACCGCGCGCCAACCCGATCAACTCAACGACTTGATCACGGCGTACCCCGGCCGGGTCGAGACCGTCGCGCTGGACGTCACCAATCCGGCCGCCGCCCGCCGGGCGGTCCGGTCCACTGTGGAAGCCTTCGGCCGTCTCGACGTCGTCGTCAACAACGCCGGGTACGCCGACAGCGCGCCGATCGAGGAGATGTCCGACGAGGGCTTCCGTGCCCAGATCGACGCGAACCTGTTCGGTGTGGTCAACGTGACCCGGGCGGCGCTGCCGGTGTTGCGCGCACAGCGCTCCGGCGTGTTCGTACACGTCACGTCGATCGGCGGCCGGGTCGGCGGCGCCCCCGGCATGAGCGCCTGTCAGACGGCGAAGTTCGCCGTCGAGGGCTTCTCCGAGGTGCTCGCCGCCGAGACCGGCCCGTTCGGCGTCAAGGTGATCATCGTAGAGCCGGGCGCGTTCCGCACCGAGTCGCAGGACTCCTCGCTGGTCCGGCACCCGGCCGGTCCGGACTACGAGGCCACCGTGGGTCGGAGCCACCGTTTCGGTGACGAATCGCAGGGCGCCGAACCGGGCGATCCGGCCCGGGCCGCCGAGGTGATCGTCCGGGTAGTCACGCTGGACGACCCGCCCCGCCGGCTACCCCTCGGCTCCGACGCGCTGACCGCGGCTCTGGCCGCCGGCGCGGCCCGCACCGCCGAGGCCGCGAGGTGGGCGGACCTGAGCCGCTCGACCGACTACCGAGCCGCCTGA
- a CDS encoding alpha/beta fold hydrolase — MSGVPIVLVHGFYHGAWAWTDVLHELAALGRSAVAVDMAGHGLRAVPLAGAGRRPFDPVAYSTEPSGIADVGLDAAADLLISDLHRIGRGGPVILVGHSMGGAVLTRVAEQAPALVTHLVYLTAYMPASGTACITYPSQPEGQDNLFMKLLVADPVATGALRIDPRNSDPAEQANIREAFYGDVDERTSAAATALLTCDAPMAMGTDSTTLTERGWGAVPRTYVTCSRDRTIPLALQELFIAQADAAFPANPTSVVALDASHSPFLSMPDRVAEIIAGVA, encoded by the coding sequence ATGTCCGGGGTGCCGATCGTTCTGGTGCACGGGTTCTATCACGGAGCCTGGGCCTGGACCGATGTCCTGCACGAGCTCGCGGCGCTGGGCCGCAGTGCGGTCGCGGTGGATATGGCCGGGCACGGGTTGCGGGCCGTGCCGCTCGCCGGCGCCGGCCGCCGCCCGTTCGACCCGGTCGCCTATTCCACTGAGCCTTCCGGGATCGCGGACGTGGGCCTCGATGCCGCCGCCGACCTGCTGATCAGTGATCTGCACCGGATCGGCCGCGGCGGCCCGGTGATCCTTGTCGGGCACAGCATGGGCGGTGCGGTGCTGACGAGGGTTGCGGAGCAGGCACCGGCTCTCGTGACCCATCTCGTCTACCTCACCGCGTACATGCCCGCCTCCGGCACGGCGTGCATCACCTATCCGTCCCAGCCCGAGGGCCAGGACAACCTGTTCATGAAGCTGCTTGTCGCCGACCCGGTCGCCACGGGAGCGCTGCGTATCGATCCGCGCAACAGCGACCCGGCGGAACAGGCGAACATCCGGGAAGCGTTCTACGGAGACGTCGATGAGCGGACCAGCGCCGCGGCGACGGCCCTGCTCACCTGTGACGCTCCGATGGCCATGGGAACCGACAGTACGACGCTGACCGAACGAGGCTGGGGCGCTGTGCCCCGGACCTATGTGACGTGCAGCCGGGATCGCACGATCCCGCTTGCTCTCCAGGAGTTGTTCATCGCCCAGGCCGATGCGGCTTTTCCCGCCAACCCGACCAGCGTCGTAGCACTTGACGCCTCCCACTCGCCCTTCCTGTCAATGCCTGATCGCGTCGCCGAGATCATCGCGGGCGTCGCCTGA
- a CDS encoding FAD-binding oxidoreductase codes for MKRFASSVGMTPKTAYQQLVDVVNGPVMFPGDPGYEAECRTQNLLTPLRPAIAVGAVDVSDVRAAVRYANVNKMAVAIRGGGHMQPNSAEGAMLITLDRMAGVTVDAERRTARVTGGIRWQEVVDATAKEGLAPMAGSSLTVGAIGYVLGGGQGPILGRPYGYASDHVSSFDIVTADGALHTVSDHNEPDLFAALRGGKGNFGVVTAMEIGLFPVSTVFGGSIYFPGHATADVLRTWRDFSATLPEQATTSVAVQWLPPVEELPEPLRGAHVVNVRFAYLGEPATGAELLAPIRAAAPALIDTVAEVPYVVAATLHNDPVAPMPYHDRSLGLSGLPDAALAKLIELTGPDTTIPLPSVELRALGGAMDRPPATPDAVPSRGLAFQMFAFAVGVDLDEQDRYLNRLITAMLPWADPKHRRMLNFLSTEEATDPESLAEVYGREIYDRLRAVKRRVDPDIMFRMNHTIR; via the coding sequence GTGAAACGATTCGCGTCGTCCGTGGGCATGACCCCAAAAACGGCATACCAGCAATTGGTCGACGTGGTGAACGGCCCGGTGATGTTCCCGGGTGACCCCGGATACGAGGCGGAGTGCCGTACTCAGAACCTCCTCACGCCACTGCGGCCGGCGATCGCCGTCGGTGCGGTCGATGTCAGCGATGTACGGGCGGCGGTGCGGTACGCGAACGTGAACAAGATGGCGGTCGCCATCCGGGGCGGCGGTCACATGCAGCCGAATTCGGCCGAGGGTGCCATGTTGATCACCCTCGACCGGATGGCCGGCGTGACCGTCGACGCGGAGCGGCGGACCGCCCGGGTGACCGGCGGCATCCGCTGGCAGGAGGTCGTCGACGCCACGGCCAAGGAAGGGCTGGCGCCGATGGCCGGTTCGTCCCTCACAGTCGGCGCGATCGGCTACGTGCTCGGCGGCGGGCAGGGCCCGATTCTCGGGCGCCCTTACGGCTACGCCTCCGACCATGTGTCGTCCTTCGACATCGTCACCGCCGACGGTGCCCTGCATACGGTCAGTGACCACAACGAGCCGGACCTTTTTGCGGCGCTGCGCGGCGGCAAGGGCAACTTCGGCGTGGTCACGGCCATGGAGATCGGGCTTTTCCCGGTCAGTACGGTCTTCGGGGGCAGCATCTACTTCCCGGGCCACGCGACCGCCGATGTGCTGAGGACCTGGCGGGACTTCTCGGCGACGCTGCCCGAGCAGGCCACCACCTCGGTCGCAGTGCAGTGGCTGCCGCCGGTCGAGGAACTGCCCGAGCCGCTGCGTGGCGCGCACGTGGTCAACGTCCGCTTCGCCTACCTCGGTGAGCCGGCGACGGGCGCGGAGCTGCTGGCCCCGATCCGGGCGGCTGCTCCGGCACTGATCGACACGGTCGCCGAAGTGCCGTACGTGGTGGCCGCGACGCTGCACAACGATCCCGTTGCCCCCATGCCGTACCACGACCGGAGCCTCGGCCTGAGCGGCCTGCCCGACGCTGCTCTGGCCAAGCTGATCGAGCTGACCGGCCCGGACACCACGATCCCGCTGCCCAGCGTCGAACTGCGCGCCCTGGGCGGAGCGATGGACCGGCCGCCGGCCACTCCCGACGCGGTGCCCAGCCGCGGTCTGGCCTTCCAGATGTTCGCCTTCGCCGTCGGCGTTGATCTGGACGAGCAGGACCGGTACCTGAACCGGCTGATCACCGCCATGCTGCCGTGGGCCGACCCGAAGCACCGCCGGATGCTCAACTTTCTCTCGACCGAGGAGGCGACCGACCCGGAGTCGCTGGCCGAGGTGTACGGCCGGGAGATCTACGACCGGCTTCGCGCGGTCAAACGGCGGGTCGACCCGGACATCATGTTCCGGATGAACCACACCATCCGCTGA